One Aphidius gifuensis isolate YNYX2018 linkage group LG3, ASM1490517v1, whole genome shotgun sequence DNA window includes the following coding sequences:
- the LOC122853364 gene encoding peptidyl-alpha-hydroxyglycine alpha-amidating lyase 1-like, whose amino-acid sequence MNKFDTFICIFLLLKIIFVSCDLQDRLNLQHRQTHLPQKKFGDKDYAEYPEVEEEIDEEPNPNPHPVYLQNAGLVGTVPVYNTVNFSSAFDSSVKWDQSWLQDLKLGQLSAVDVDPDGNIAIFCRRFRKWDGTSFGPDNKFDNTKSAIYENVIMLFSKSGKLISEWGKNIFYMPHGLTIDTYGNYWLTDVALHQVFKFDKKDIDLYLEKMKTKRKNHSNEIKLKASIELGVPFEPGNDVTNFCKPTAVAVDKNDDFFVSDGYCNSRIVKFNKKGERILHFGVSLKPGFHSKIPVYAFYVPHALAIATELGYLFVADRENGRVLSYHTRNGTFHQLYEYPNIKSKIFSIAYANEQLFLVNGRNPLDDYHVHGFIIDVNNGNILSQFGPGQDMLAPHDIAVNQDGTEIYVVELNIQKAYRFIQAKKITTSVSNAKSDTLDDDTMKNVNSTKKVLFFVAGTVVLVGFCLAAAAVMSKCRKRGCLLVRRKAYWENEKKDNFKLSSLLEPRQGKGLRIFGNRPNKRDFSKLNTEPESSEDDLVDDSITI is encoded by the exons atgaataaatttgacACATTCAtttgcatatttttattattaaaaataatatttgttagcTGTGATTTACAAGACCGCCTAAATCTTCAA caTCGACAAACTCATcttccacaaaaaaaatttggtgatAAGGATTATGCAGAATATCCAGAAGTTGAGGAAGAAATTGACGAGGAACCAAATCCAAATCCACATCCAGTTTATCTACAGAATGCTGGATTAGTTGGCACAGTACCTGTATATAATActgtaaatttttcttcagCATTTGATTCAA gtGTTAAATGGGATCAAAGCTGGCTGCAAGATTTAAAACTTGGTCAGCTATCAGCAGTTGATGTTGATCCTGATGGAAACATTGCAATATTTTGTAGAAGGTTTAGAAAATGGGATGGAACTTCATTTGGTCCTGATAACAAATTTGACAATACAAAATCAGCCATCTACGAAAATGTCATAATGTTATTTAGCAAAAGTGGAAAATTAATATCAGAATggggaaaaaatatattttacatgcCACATGGTTTAACAATTGATACATATGGCAATTACTGGCTCACTGATGTTGCCCTTCatcaagtatttaaatttgacaaaaaggACATTGATCTGTaccttgaaaaaatgaaaacaaaaagaaaaaatcattcaaacgAAATAAAACTAAAAGCATCAATTGAACTTGGTGTTCCATTTGAGCCAGGTAATGATGTGACAAATTTTTGCAAACCAACAGCTGTTgctgttgataaaaatgatgatttttttgttagtgATGGTTACTGCAATTCACGTAttgttaaattcaacaaaaaaggAGAAAGAATATTACACTTTGGAGTATCATTAAAGCCAGGATTTCATTCGAAAATTCCAGTTTATGCATTTTATGTTCCTCATGCACTTGCTATTGCTACTGAGcttggttatttatttgttgccGATCGAGAAAATGGAAGAGTACTGTCTTATCATACAAGAAATGGAACATTTCATCAATTATACGAATATCCAAATatcaaaagtaaaatatttagcaTTGCTTATGCTAATGAACAATTATTTCTTGTTAATGGAAGAAATCCATTGGATGATTATCATGTACATGGTTTTATTATTGACGTTAACaatggaaatattttatcacaATTTGGTCCAGGTCAAGACATGCTTGCTCCTCATGATATTGCTGTTAATCAAGATGGCACAGAAATTtatgttgttgaattaaatatacaaaaagctTATCGTTTTATACAAg CCAAGAAAATTACTACGAGTGTTAGTAATGCAAAGTCTGATACACTCGATGATGACACGATGAAAAAtgttaattcaacaaaaaaagtattattttttgttgctgGTACTGTTGTACTTGTTGGTTTTTGTTTAGCAGCTGCTGCTGTTATGTCTAAATGCCGTAAACGAG GATGTTTGCTTGTACGACGTAAAGCATATTGGGAAAATGAAAAGAAggataattttaaactttcaagTTTATTGGAACCTCGACAAGGTAAAGGTTTACGAATATTTGGTAATCGTCCGAATAAACGTGattttagtaaattaaatactgAGCCAGAAAGTTCAGAGGATGATCTTGTTGATGACAGTATTACAATATGA